A stretch of DNA from Spirosoma endbachense:
AGAAGGTTGTACGACGGGCAGAGGAACTGGCCCGGCTGGCTCCCGAAAACACCGAACACGTTGGTGTGCTGAGCCCTCAGCAGTACCTGAAATCCAACGGTTATGTTGACGCTACGGCTACTATTACACCCGACATTCGGGCAGAGGCTGTTGCAAAAAGCCTGCAATTGGCGCGCGACCAAAAACTCACTGCCGCTGGTTTTTTGCAGGATAATCATGGCTACAGGGCTATGATGAACTCCAAAGGGTTATTCGCCTATTACCCCAGTTCAAACGTTAATTTCTCTCTGACCGTTCGTACTGACGATGGGAAAGGATCGGGTTATGTGGCGCGGGGTTACAATGATTTTACGAAGCTGGATACCGTTGCAGCAACGCGGATTGCGATCCAGAAAGCACAGGGTTCTGCCGAAGCACGGGCTATTGAGCCGGGCAAATACACGGTTATTCTGGAGCCAACAGCTGCCGTCGTACTATTGGAAAACATCTATTTTAATCTGGATGCCCGTAGTGCCGATGAGGGCCGGTCTTACTTCAGTAAAACGGGCGGTAAATCACGGCTGGGTGATAAAATTGTTGATGAGCGCGTAACCATCTATACCGATCCGACAAATGCGGAACTTCCTTCGTCGCCCTGGTCGGGTGATGGGCGTCCGCAGGAAAAAACGATGTGGATTGAGAAGGGCATTGTCAAAAATCTGACCTATTCGCGGTTTTGGGCACAGAAGACGGGTAAAAAAGCCGTCCCTAACCCAACGAACGTAATCATGATGGGGGGTAATGCGTCGCTGGAGGAAATGATCAAGACGACCCAGCGCGGCATTCTGGTTACCAAACTCTGGTATATCCGCGAAGTTGATCCGCAAACCATTCTCCTGACGGGCCTCACCCGCGATGGGACGTTTTATATCGAAGACGGTAAGATCAAGTATCCGGTCAAAAACTTCCGCTTTAACGAAAGTCCCATCATTATGCTCAATAACCTGGAATCCCTGGGCAAGCCGGAACGGGTAGTCAGCACGGAAACGGATCAGAATTATCTGGTGCCGCCGATGAAAATTCGCGAATTTACCTTCACGAGTTTATCGGATGCGGTGTAGGAATATTTTGATTTTTGGCCTGGTTTCAGGTTTATAATTGGCTGTTTTTTGGATAGGATATAGAATAGTTTTGCTTTTTCGGCGGAGTTCGATTTTTACGCTCGACTCCACCGAAAAATTCGTAACTTCAACTGCTGAAAACTATAGTCCGTATTGCTTAAAAAATGTGTTACGGACTTGTTGGAAGCCAATAGATCATCGATCAGATGTAGAAAGGGTAGGGGTTAATCGCCCGGCTCGATTGATGATTTCTTAAAAAACACTTCGCAACGAACCTCTTTTGAAACCATTTATTTTCACCCGAATCCAATATACGTCCGG
This window harbors:
- a CDS encoding TldD/PmbA family protein; translation: MATILTEAEAKALLTKVLSYSKADECEVNILGEERGNLRYARNEVSTSGSLTTQNLQVQSAFGKKVGVATIDEFDDASLEKVVRRAEELARLAPENTEHVGVLSPQQYLKSNGYVDATATITPDIRAEAVAKSLQLARDQKLTAAGFLQDNHGYRAMMNSKGLFAYYPSSNVNFSLTVRTDDGKGSGYVARGYNDFTKLDTVAATRIAIQKAQGSAEARAIEPGKYTVILEPTAAVVLLENIYFNLDARSADEGRSYFSKTGGKSRLGDKIVDERVTIYTDPTNAELPSSPWSGDGRPQEKTMWIEKGIVKNLTYSRFWAQKTGKKAVPNPTNVIMMGGNASLEEMIKTTQRGILVTKLWYIREVDPQTILLTGLTRDGTFYIEDGKIKYPVKNFRFNESPIIMLNNLESLGKPERVVSTETDQNYLVPPMKIREFTFTSLSDAV